Within Quercus lobata isolate SW786 chromosome 5, ValleyOak3.0 Primary Assembly, whole genome shotgun sequence, the genomic segment GTCTGTTTGAACAGGTCTTGTCCTGCCCCTTTTGTAATCCGTTAGTTGTTTTAATGAAATCgtcattcatcaaaaaaaaaaaaaaaagtttatctaaattctattgtttttgtattgaaaataatactaaaaaataccaagagtcttgtaacttttttttttttttttttgagaaataaacacacacacagaaggagagggaaagaggttctaacacaaaggcacaccacaactctactcaaaagctatggtaacttttaagagaAGGTGAAGGCAAGTTATACTATACACAACATACTCTCTTAAGTAATGTGAGACAATtactcattcttttctttttttagaaacaaacacgcACACAAGGGAAAGgggttttaacacaaaaacatacCACAACTCCACTTAAAAGCCATGATAACTTAATTGgtatctttttgtgttttttcacCATAAATATCTTGAATTCAAGTCTCCTCCTTCATTTCAACTaccaaattataaataataataataactaaaaacaactttatttcTAAAACCCCATAACATAGTTGTCAAAtccttcaaaatttcaaactcaaAGGTGGAATGGATAGGATTACATGCAATTTAGTCAACTTCATTAATCACAATAAATTGTGTTATTTAAGAGGGTATCATCAATATCAATTGTATGTAATGAACATTTCATAGTATGCGGATCTCATTAATTTATTGGACCCACACGCCATAAGAGGTTAGTGCATACAATCAATATAATAGATAATTCTCAATTATCTAGATGcctttataaaataatttataatatgatttatGAAATGACCTACATTCTATTCAagagccaaaaaaaatgaaaaaaaaaaaaaaaaacactcttcAACAACATTAATAGGACTTTCATGGAAACATAGCTCATGTGCATTTTTGTTTATCTGATATCCATTGTTTTTATATGCAAAAGAATACTTGAAAAtaccaagagtcttgtaacttaattgacattttttaatattttcatgagAGATGTCTAGGATCCAAATCCCCCCTCCtccattttaactaaaaaaaaaaaaaccataaacaactTTCTTTTTAAACCCCCCATAGCATGTTGTCAAAtccttcaaaatttcaaactcaaaaGTCAAATGGATGGGATTACACACTacttgtatttcaaaattttttctttttggttaaattgactaAATTGCTCTATCAATTACAATAAATCGTGTCTTTTAAGAAGATATCTTCTATATCAATTGCATGTAACAAATCTTATACAATGTGTGGATCTTACGAATTTATGGGACCCATATACTATAAAAGGTTAGTGTATGCATTAAATACAGTAAATCATTCGAGAATTATCCATATAcctttataaaataatttagtatAAGATTTATAAAATGACCTACATATTATCCAAGAgccaaaaaagattttttattatttttttaatcttcaatAGCATTAATTTGGACTTTGGCAAAGAAGTAGAgctcattttcatttttcttaaaaggAAGTCTAGGGACACAACTTTTGTGTCACTAGTTTGAGTTGATCAATTGtgaattgtgaaaaataaaatgtattggGTCAATGTGAAAGTAATTATCCACTATTCACAATTGAATATATCATCAAGTTGTGACAAATAGTGTGATAGTAGAAGAACGTTTTCTTTATATTGCATAATTCTTCTCCCCCATGTAACAGAGAAAATTTAAGAATACAATTTTTGTGCTACAACTTTTGTTACAATTTGGACATAGTTCACTACTCCATTACAAATGATTGAGAAAAAATAGTAGATGCATGTGAAAATGATAGTTCACTATTCACAATCGATCACTTTAATAAATTACATTAAAAGCTGTTGGTCCTATCACAACTGCTCACAATAATACAACAACAAGATTAGCTTTCTTACAACAGGAAAAAAGAGTTACATCAACTGTTGTTGAAACTGAATAGTCGCTCTCATGAAATTGAATTGCAGTGCATGGAAGATAGAAGTACTAAGTTACTTCAATAGTGTAttgcatcaaaaaaaaattctaccataaagtaaaaaaaggaggaaaaaaatttaatgcagagtttagtttttcaaaacagaaatTACCCATTAAAATTTCTGTGGAACGATGCATATACAATGAGTAGAGGTGCTGATTTATAGTTCAATGACCAGAAAAAGTAGCGGCAGATTTTGGTGTAAGATGAACATTTTTCCAATAATACACATTTCAACATATGGCTACAAACTACACTAAACATCCACAATTATCAAAGACACTTCTGCAAAAGAAATTGGAAACACAATTTCCCCAACTTCATACCCAATACATAAAGAGACCTTAATCAGAATTTTACATAATTCTGAACCAATGTTTGGGCTCACTCGTGACCCGACCGAATCATTGCCCAAATAACCCCctcaaaaaaaacccaaaaactaacaataataaaaactaaaaaaaaaaaaaaaaaaaaaaaaaaaaaacctccatcTATGCCCATCATTCAATCAATAATACAATTACACAATCCCATCTACTAAACCATAatcataattaataataataaaaccggTTCGGttaattaaattgtttttaacCATCAAACCCGGTCTGGCTCCAAACCGCATCCCGCACCCGCCTCAAGTCCCGGCCCTTTAAGGTCCGGCCCACGCCTTCAAAAACCGAGGTGGCCGCCATTTTCTGGCTGCGCGCGTACTCACGCGCCAGGTACTCGTGCGGTGGGACCATCTCCGAGTCACCATCCTCGTCCAACTCGTGCAGCGACTCAACCGAGCCGACCGGGAGTATCTTGCTCCAGTCCGGCACGTTCACCGGCGCTGACGAAGCCACGTGCCTCCCACCGCCACGCGCGGCAGAAGAAACGCCGTCGTTTCCGCGGTACTGGTGCACGACCCTGGACGACGACGACGGAGCCATCGTCGTAGAAGCGGTATGATTATGATTATTGGCCATCATCATCGACGACGCGTCGTTCCCGTCGAAAGCCAAAGACAGCCCGCCCACGTGGCCGTCATCCCGTGGAAACCGGCGACGAAAGACCCCGTTGGCGCGTGGACTCCAGTCTCCCTGTTGGGAATTGGAACTATGGTCATCTCCGaagttgttgctgttgttgttgttgttgtcaaccATGGACCAAACATCCTCTTCCCTGAGCTCCGAACTGTCCGAGCCGTTTGAGCCTTGTCCGTTGCCGTACACACCACCATAGCTCCCAAGAAGTCTCTCGCTACGACTTGTCGTCAATTTCCGACCCTTGGCCATATCGCATGATGGTATCAAAGCCCAGAACCCGGACACGGATTCGGGTTTTTACCCGGATTCtgtaataataaaatttaaaaaaacaaaaataaaaaaagaataaaaactatATTATAACAAACAACATGGGCATAAATAAGCTCGGGGTTTGGAAGAATGAGGAGGTATATATAGCCAAATTTCAGTTGGTTTTTTTCTCGAAGATGTGTGTGgtccccactttttttttttttttttttcatttcatttgaatttggGATTCATTTTGTCTACATTTCATCACCACGTAAATATACTTTGGATTTTATGGCGAGAATAGAAGACGCCAAGCCAAGTCAGtcacttaaccaaaaaaaatttaatgctactaataattttctaaatccaaaaaaagagaaaaagagcgGTAAGTAAGCTTTTTTACTTGTTGCCACGCACTTTGGAATCGCGTGAGAGTGATTTGTATGCCAAAATTGGAGTTTACTTTGTTTGAGCTCTTATCACCCTTAACAAATAAGGTAAGAAAACAATGAGATGACTCCGTCCTTgacaggaattttttttttttttttaataaattttagtcctgtTTGGTACATCCattcaaacacatttttttcaatttttaaataatattatatatatttttacatacttttttatccacacgtatttccacacatatttttagtttttaaatgcATTTCATCTGTTGAATTTTTCTTgctttaattgattttttttattaaagtatttttaaaattattttgacaAAATAGTActactttatagtttataccTTCTTAATCATAATCGCGTTTTTACTGTCAACCTACTttaagagtctgtttggataccgtttattttactgaagttgaaaacttattactgaaaatactgtagataaaggtaaaagttagctgaaatagtatagtagggcccatgaatagtactaaaaagtacagtggggtccatgaatagtagcaaaataagctgaatagtgaaataattttcatttttcattggtATCCAAATGGAGGCTAAATCAAACATTGTTTATTTGTGGGTTTTAGATGTGAGGGTTTATtgattttgttataatattcgATGATATaaatattagattttcaaattttaaaaaccaattTAGAAACAGTATTAAACTTTGAGGATGTTAAAGTgattgtaaaaaaagaaaatagtagtTTAAGTGGAACCCAAGATATGTATATTTAAGACATATGTAttctaataataattaagtCAAATTTTAAAGCAATAGTAGTTTATTCTTTGTAAAATTAATTGTCAAGtcacataaaaataattgattgatgaagTCATCAAATTATGAACAAGTAACCGATTATAGTATAATTGACCATTAGATGTATAAGAGTTATTCTTCTAGTAAAAATgtaagttagttttttttttttttttttttttgagaaagaaaaatgtaagcTAGTTTTAGAGActtaaaacttgtttatttttacttctttagTCTTGATATTTAGcatttactttaattttctttggcAAATAGCATAATAAGAATAtttacttaaatatatataaaataaaaacaaaaggaatgcattataaagtttagaaatatatgtattctaataataattaagtCAAATTTTAAGGCAAGAGTAGTTTAATCTTTGTAAAACTAATTGTCAAGtcacataaaaataattgattgatgaagTCATCAAATCATGAACAAGTAACCGATTATAGTATAATTGACCATTAGATGTATAATAGTTATTCTTCTAGTAAAAATgtaagttagttttttttttgagaaagaaaaatgtaagtTAGTTTTAGAGActtaaaacttgtttatttttacttctttctttaGTCTTGATGTTTAGcatttactttaattttctttggcAAATAGCATAATAAGAAtatttacataaatatatataaaataaaaacaaaaggaatgCATTATAAAGTTTAGAAATAGAGTAatattagagatttttttttttaaatttttttagagagtttcaacctatggttttggtgtaggcggggattgaaccccagatctcttatttaactatcaaaaactttaccaattaagttaactagaacccacatATTAGAGATATCATTAATTATACTATATAGagtttacaaattaataaagagaaaagTTAATGAATGCCCTAAAAACATTGGTTTAggaaatagttttaaaaaaaaatttataggaaaagaaaaaagtaattgactttttaataactttttatatttccatttaaaatggtataaaacattttttaaaatggtcaATTAACAAATGTCTTAAAGGAACTTGTTAGTCGAACCCATAAATATATCATTagtcaaacaaaaaacaacctaaaattttcatttattaagtTGTTAAGACCCGTCAATGACTCAATCATATTAATTGACATTTTCCTTAGAAATGTCATATATGATGTATTTATATCTAATTATCTACAATAGATAGCAATTATTTTACACTACCTTTAGATAAAAGCAACTTAAACATTCATTTATCAAGTGGTTAAGAATTGTCAATGGCTCAATCATATTGATTAACATTTTGTCAAATATGATATATGCATATCTAATTATCTACAACAGGTGGCGATTGTTTTACACTACCTTGAGATTAGATAAAGATTTATCCACATCAGCTTTCATTCTCTCCTCTCATAAGAGGGACCCCACTATTTAATCCTACCCTGTTTGACCACGTCAAATGCATCTAATCAGGGACCCACAGTCCACGAGGATACACACATACTAGACCTCCACACTATTTGTCCTCTAAATATCCACCACGTGTACCGGGTACCTATCAATGCCACGCGCCATTACAGTGACcgtttaaaattttaaggaaaagaaaaaacaaaaccaaacaaaaaagttttgggGATGTTCACTTGAACATTGCTAATGATAGTGACATTAAATTAACACTGCAtatacttctcaaaaaaaaaaaaaaaaaaaaaataacactgcatatataattaatggttTAGGATGTAATCTTTGATTATGGTTAAGgttaaaataatatgaaaaatttaagtATAATATCTTAGTTGctgttttttaggttttttttttaaaattcagtcatgtggttacttaactaaaacatacatttcttttttgtgagaaaaatctatatgacaaaatcctaaaagaaGAATCTAAAGAACAGCACTTAAGTATGgctcaaaataatataatattccaacttgagtttttttttttaattgggttttaaaaaaaaaaaaaaattaaaaaagcaaaGTCTTCCGTGATAGCCACATTGGACGGTGGAGAACAAAATGGTAGGGACGAAATTTTAGTGTGGGACCCACAAATGCAAGTGTCGTTTTGTGTGACatataaacaaaacaagttGCCTTATCACCATTCATTGTCAAAGATATCACAATCAAAGCTAAGGCCCAAAACCCCATCCATGGGTCTAATTTTGTCTAAAATCTtactattattttgttatagcaCTTTGGTAGCTAGGGGCTTTGATTTCATTTgagtattgtttttttttttttcactttgcctataaatgtttttttttggttggttggtaATTGATATATGATCATGATGGTACTGTAAAGTGCCACTTGCGtgccatcaaaaaaaaaaaaaaagtgtgccACTTGCGTGGAGGTATTATTGAGGACCCCACTAGGGCCCACTCTCACTTATATTGGCCTCATTTTGTGGAGGTGGGACCCAGACTTGCCATGACCGACTTGTTTGGGACCCACTATAAATTTGTTGGGTTTGCCAGATGCGGGCCATGGCCCAACTCTGGCTACTATTGGACCTATCATTGCTATCAAGTATCCTATGCTTgcctaccatttttttttaatccaacctTTGCTTTTCACCCTACtaattacataataaaaaaattatactgtATAGGGTCCCAAGAGTAGTAACCcgtatttctttaattttttatatattgaatattatagaatttgaatctataataattaatagttaTTATTAAGTCAAGATATTAATGTGTTCATTTTTTGTGTAGA encodes:
- the LOC115988631 gene encoding uncharacterized protein LOC115988631 — protein: MAKGRKLTTSRSERLLGSYGGVYGNGQGSNGSDSSELREEDVWSMVDNNNNNSNNFGDDHSSNSQQGDWSPRANGVFRRRFPRDDGHVGGLSLAFDGNDASSMMMANNHNHTASTTMAPSSSSRVVHQYRGNDGVSSAARGGGRHVASSAPVNVPDWSKILPVGSVESLHELDEDGDSEMVPPHEYLAREYARSQKMAATSVFEGVGRTLKGRDLRRVRDAVWSQTGFDG